Proteins from one Paenibacillus amylolyticus genomic window:
- a CDS encoding GTP-binding protein has product MSDQQVQHRVPVTVLSGYLGAGKTTLLNHVLHNREGMRVAVIVNDLSEVNIDAGLIRDGGGLSRIDEKLVEMSNGCICCTLREDLLKEVERLALDGSFDYILIESTGIGEPVPVAQTFTYIDEELGIDLTKFTRLDTMVTVVDAAQFWRDFYSKETLKDRGQEAGEDDVRGIVHLLTDQVEFCDVLILNKCDLVSEEELTKLEKALHAMQPEARLIRTIHGQIDPREILNTGRFDFEKASQSAGWIRELMKEEHTPETEEYGIHSFVYHRKRPFHPERLLRWIAKYPDSIVRSKGLMWLATRNHMAISFGHAGASKQLAPAGIWVGAMSEEERQLHFGDTLPDIPDWDDEWGDRVTKLVFIGIDMNRAEIERTLDETLLTEEEMQLNWRELKDPFPAWS; this is encoded by the coding sequence ATGTCAGATCAACAGGTTCAACATCGGGTTCCAGTAACCGTACTTAGTGGCTATTTGGGTGCAGGCAAAACAACACTGCTCAATCATGTGCTTCATAACCGGGAGGGAATGCGGGTTGCTGTCATCGTAAACGATCTCAGTGAAGTTAACATCGATGCAGGTTTAATACGAGATGGTGGCGGATTATCGCGCATTGATGAGAAGTTGGTAGAGATGTCGAATGGTTGCATTTGCTGCACGTTGCGGGAGGATCTGCTGAAAGAAGTTGAGCGGCTCGCGCTGGATGGTTCTTTTGACTACATATTGATTGAATCCACAGGTATTGGTGAGCCGGTGCCTGTTGCGCAGACGTTTACCTATATTGATGAGGAACTCGGCATTGATTTGACGAAATTCACCCGTCTCGACACGATGGTTACGGTTGTGGATGCTGCCCAGTTCTGGCGTGATTTTTATTCCAAAGAAACGTTGAAGGATCGGGGACAAGAAGCCGGGGAAGACGATGTTCGAGGAATTGTTCATCTGCTGACGGACCAAGTGGAATTCTGTGATGTGCTGATTTTGAATAAATGTGATCTGGTGTCAGAGGAAGAATTGACGAAGCTTGAGAAGGCACTACACGCCATGCAACCGGAAGCCAGGCTGATTCGCACCATACATGGGCAGATTGATCCGAGAGAAATATTGAATACAGGACGTTTTGATTTTGAAAAAGCAAGCCAGTCCGCGGGTTGGATCCGCGAATTAATGAAAGAAGAACATACACCCGAGACCGAAGAATATGGAATACATTCGTTTGTCTATCATCGTAAACGTCCATTCCACCCGGAACGCTTGCTGCGTTGGATTGCCAAATATCCAGATAGCATCGTGCGATCCAAGGGTCTGATGTGGCTGGCGACAAGGAACCATATGGCGATTTCGTTCGGTCATGCAGGGGCATCGAAGCAGCTTGCGCCAGCAGGAATATGGGTTGGTGCGATGAGTGAGGAGGAAAGGCAACTTCACTTTGGCGATACATTACCAGACATACCGGATTGGGATGATGAGTGGGGTGACCGGGTAACGAAATTGGTATTCATCGGTATTGACATGAACAGGGCGGAGATTGAACGTACATTGGATGAGACTCTTCTTACGGAGGAGGAGATGCAGTTGAACTGGCGTGAACTGAAAGATCCTTTTCCGGCGTGGAGTTGA
- the rpmG gene encoding 50S ribosomal protein L33: MRVIVTLACTECGDRNYTTTKNKRNHPERLEMKKYSPRLKKMTIHRETR, from the coding sequence ATGAGAGTCATTGTAACCTTGGCCTGCACCGAGTGCGGAGATCGCAACTACACAACAACCAAGAACAAGCGTAATCATCCTGAGCGTCTGGAGATGAAGAAATACTCCCCACGTTTGAAGAAGATGACAATTCATCGGGAAACCAGATAA